A genomic window from Microbacterium sp. H1-D42 includes:
- a CDS encoding 3-isopropylmalate dehydrogenase, with protein MSRVVKLAVIPGDGIGREVIAQAERVLDAVTAGRDVTFEKTSFSLGADRFLSTGDTLTDADLDAIRSHDAILLGAVGGVPGDPRLKDANIERGLLLKLRFELDHYVNLRPSKLFAGASGPLADPGEIDFVVVREGTEGPYVGNGGSIRKGTPHEIANETSVNTAFGVERVVRYAFDLAERRRQKLTLVHKTNVLVHSGAIWKRIVDTVASEHPGVAVDYLHVDAATIFLVTDPSRFDVIVTDNLFGDILTDLAGAVTGGIGLAASGNINPDGTFPSMFEPVHGSAPDIAGQQKADPTAAILSVAMLLDHLGLRDESVRVQRAVEADIASRDSARSTSETGDAIIAALQA; from the coding sequence ATGTCGCGCGTCGTGAAGCTGGCCGTCATTCCCGGAGACGGGATCGGCCGTGAGGTCATCGCCCAGGCCGAGCGCGTGCTCGATGCCGTCACAGCAGGGCGCGATGTCACGTTCGAGAAGACGTCGTTCTCGCTCGGGGCCGACCGCTTCCTCTCCACCGGTGACACGCTCACCGATGCCGATCTCGACGCGATCCGCAGCCACGACGCGATCCTGCTCGGCGCCGTCGGGGGAGTGCCGGGCGACCCGCGCCTGAAGGATGCGAACATCGAGCGCGGACTGCTGCTGAAACTGCGGTTCGAGCTTGACCACTACGTCAACCTTCGCCCCTCGAAGCTGTTCGCCGGGGCATCCGGCCCGCTGGCAGACCCTGGTGAGATCGACTTCGTCGTCGTGCGCGAAGGCACGGAGGGGCCGTACGTCGGCAACGGCGGCAGTATTCGCAAGGGCACCCCGCACGAGATCGCCAACGAGACCAGCGTCAACACCGCCTTCGGCGTGGAGCGGGTCGTCCGCTACGCGTTCGATCTCGCCGAGCGCCGTCGCCAGAAGCTCACGCTGGTGCACAAGACCAACGTGCTGGTGCACTCTGGCGCGATCTGGAAGCGGATCGTCGACACAGTGGCATCAGAGCACCCCGGTGTCGCCGTAGACTACCTGCACGTCGACGCGGCCACGATCTTCCTCGTGACCGACCCCTCCCGCTTCGACGTGATCGTCACCGACAACCTCTTCGGCGACATCCTCACGGATCTGGCAGGCGCCGTCACCGGTGGCATCGGCCTCGCAGCCTCGGGCAACATCAACCCCGACGGCACCTTCCCCTCGATGTTCGAGCCGGTGCACGGCTCAGCTCCCGACATCGCGGGCCAGCAGAAGGCGGATCCGACGGCTGCGATCCTCTCCGTCGCCATGCTGCTCGATCACCTCGGGCTGCGTGACGAGTCCGTCCGCGTCCAGCGGGCGGTCGAGGCCGACATCGCGAGCCGTGACAGCGCCCGCAGCACCAGCGAGACCGGCGACGCCATCATCGCGGCCCTCCAGGCGTAA
- a CDS encoding MFS transporter, translating into MSSTATIRLAAEDGPRVGIRAWAALAVLMLPVLLISVDNTVLSFALPEISLALSPTGAEQLWIIDAYSLVLAGLLVTMGVLGDRFGRRRMLFIGATGFAVVSVLAAFAPTAGMLIAARAALGFFGAMLMPSTLSLLRTIFPNRDQRRLAIAVWASAFSAGSALGPVVGGFLLEHFAWGSVFLIAVPVLIPLLIGGFWLLPESKDPNPGRIDPIGILLSMAAMIPVVYAIKSFAVDGPNVVAVVLVLIGVLMGYLFVRRQLRAETPMLDMTLFRRGGFSGAILVNLLSVIALVGFLYFVPQQLQLVLGLSPMTAGLALVPGMVMMIVAGLSVVPISRRVPPHIVVPVGLTLSVLGYVIVAMTAQQNSVAWLMVAFVVLGIGIGAAETVSNELILAHAPPAKAGAASAVSETAYELGAVLGTAVLGGIITAFYRGALVVPDGVPPEIAAEARETLAGAYAAAHDVSDALGQQLWEAAKLAFDSGIVTTSIIGALLVAAAGVIAATTLRPPRRKSTR; encoded by the coding sequence ATGTCCAGCACCGCAACGATCCGCCTCGCCGCAGAGGACGGTCCGCGCGTCGGCATCCGAGCCTGGGCCGCGCTGGCCGTGCTGATGCTGCCGGTGCTGCTCATCTCGGTCGACAACACCGTGTTGAGCTTCGCCCTGCCCGAGATCTCTCTCGCGCTCAGCCCCACTGGTGCGGAGCAGCTGTGGATCATCGACGCGTACTCGCTCGTTCTGGCGGGGCTCCTGGTCACGATGGGTGTGCTCGGTGACCGCTTCGGTCGGCGTCGGATGCTGTTCATCGGCGCGACCGGCTTCGCCGTGGTCTCCGTCCTCGCAGCCTTCGCTCCGACCGCCGGGATGCTGATCGCCGCGCGTGCGGCGCTGGGCTTCTTCGGCGCGATGCTCATGCCGTCGACCCTGTCGCTGCTGCGCACGATCTTCCCCAACCGCGACCAGCGTCGACTCGCGATCGCCGTGTGGGCGTCTGCCTTCTCGGCCGGTTCAGCGCTCGGTCCCGTCGTCGGTGGCTTCCTGCTCGAGCACTTCGCCTGGGGCTCGGTGTTCCTCATCGCGGTGCCGGTGCTCATCCCGCTGCTGATCGGCGGCTTCTGGCTGCTGCCGGAGAGCAAGGACCCCAACCCCGGGCGCATCGATCCGATCGGCATCCTGCTGTCGATGGCGGCGATGATCCCCGTCGTGTACGCGATCAAGTCGTTCGCTGTCGATGGACCCAACGTGGTCGCCGTGGTGCTGGTGCTGATCGGCGTGCTGATGGGATACCTGTTCGTGCGCCGCCAGCTGCGGGCGGAGACGCCGATGCTCGACATGACGCTGTTCCGTCGCGGCGGTTTCAGTGGGGCGATCCTGGTGAACCTGCTGAGCGTCATCGCGCTGGTCGGCTTCCTGTACTTCGTGCCGCAGCAGCTGCAGCTTGTGCTGGGGCTGTCGCCGATGACCGCCGGCCTCGCGCTGGTCCCAGGCATGGTGATGATGATCGTCGCCGGCCTCAGCGTCGTTCCCATCTCGCGGCGTGTGCCGCCGCACATCGTCGTCCCGGTCGGCTTGACGCTCTCGGTGCTGGGGTACGTCATCGTCGCGATGACCGCGCAGCAGAACAGCGTCGCCTGGCTGATGGTCGCGTTCGTCGTGCTCGGAATCGGCATCGGTGCGGCAGAGACGGTGTCGAATGAACTGATCCTCGCGCACGCGCCGCCGGCGAAGGCCGGAGCGGCCAGCGCGGTGTCCGAGACGGCGTACGAGCTCGGCGCCGTGCTGGGCACGGCGGTGCTCGGCGGCATCATCACGGCCTTCTACCGAGGTGCGCTGGTGGTTCCGGACGGCGTGCCGCCCGAGATCGCCGCTGAGGCGCGCGAGACGCTTGCCGGTGCGTACGCCGCCGCGCACGACGTGTCGGATGCCCTCGGCCAGCAGCTCTGGGAGGCCGCGAAGCTCGCCTTCGACAGTGGCATCGTGACGACGTCGATCATCGGGGCGCTGCTCGTGGCGGCGGCCGGCGTCATCGCGGCGACCACGCTGCGTCCGCCGCGGCGCAAGTCGACGCGCTGA
- a CDS encoding TetR/AcrR family transcriptional regulator — MARPPLARERVLDAYEGILIAEGERAATLDAVAKAAGVSKGGLLYHFASKDDLALGLVARLEALSEEDLERMRDAEDGPVAYYVRTSVMEDDALDRALIAVTRLAQGGSASASDAVRESRRRWADIIRPHVHDDTALDLVMLVSDGLYFNNSLMGPSDEPRLFSDFVPTGAALAELVRLVQTAAAPR, encoded by the coding sequence ATGGCCCGTCCCCCGCTGGCCCGAGAGCGCGTGCTGGATGCGTACGAGGGCATCCTCATCGCCGAGGGCGAACGCGCCGCGACGCTGGATGCTGTCGCGAAGGCCGCCGGGGTGTCCAAGGGCGGCCTGCTGTACCACTTCGCCTCGAAGGACGACCTCGCTCTTGGCCTCGTCGCTCGACTTGAGGCGCTCAGCGAAGAGGATCTCGAACGCATGCGCGACGCCGAAGACGGCCCGGTCGCGTACTACGTGCGAACTTCGGTGATGGAGGACGATGCGCTCGATCGGGCCCTGATCGCCGTCACCCGCCTCGCACAGGGTGGCTCAGCGTCAGCATCCGACGCCGTGCGCGAATCGCGACGACGTTGGGCCGACATCATCCGGCCCCATGTTCACGACGACACCGCGCTGGATCTGGTCATGCTCGTCAGCGACGGGCTGTACTTCAACAACTCGCTGATGGGCCCCAGCGACGAGCCCCGCCTGTTCAGCGACTTCGTACCCACCGGGGCCGCACTGGCCGAGCTGGTGCGACTCGTGCAGACGGCGGCCGCACCGCGCTGA
- the serA gene encoding phosphoglycerate dehydrogenase → MSNQTASKPVVLLAEVLSPATIEALGPDFDVRDVDGTDREALFAALAEADAVLVRSATRIDAEALSHAPKLKVVARAGVGLDNVDIKAATTAGVMVVNAPTSNIVSAAELTVGHILSLARRIPAAHASLSAGAWKRSSFTGAELFEKTVGIVGLGRIGALVAARLNAFDMRVIAYDPYVTSARAQQLGVQLVTLDELVAEADFLTIHMPKTPETTGMIGAEQFAAMKPTAFVVNVARGGLIDEGDLHEALVAGEIAGAGLDVFTSEPPAEGGTARALLDLPNVVVTPHLGASTEEAQEKAGVSVARSVRLALGGDLVPDAVNVAGGVIDPYVRPGIALVEKLGQIFSALAQAPLTSLDVEVHGELNNYDVSVLRLAALKGVFTNIVSETVSYVNAPLLAEQRGVAVRLLQDEISEEYRNVITLRGALSDGSQLAVSGTLTGPKQIEKLVSINDHAIELPIEKHHVVMLYTDRPGIVAVYGQKFGEAGINIAGMQIARQAAGAQALSVLTLDSPVDDELLEDVSAAIDADLFRQIEITEV, encoded by the coding sequence GTGTCGAATCAGACCGCCAGCAAGCCCGTCGTCCTCCTCGCCGAGGTGCTCTCGCCCGCCACGATCGAGGCGCTCGGTCCCGATTTCGACGTGCGTGACGTCGATGGCACCGATCGTGAGGCCCTGTTCGCGGCCCTCGCCGAGGCGGATGCTGTGCTCGTGCGCTCTGCGACGCGCATCGACGCCGAGGCGCTCTCGCACGCCCCGAAGCTGAAGGTCGTCGCGCGTGCCGGCGTCGGTCTCGACAATGTCGACATCAAGGCGGCGACGACTGCCGGTGTCATGGTGGTCAACGCGCCGACGTCGAACATCGTCTCTGCCGCTGAGCTCACGGTCGGACACATCCTCAGCCTCGCGCGCCGCATTCCGGCCGCGCACGCCTCGCTGTCGGCCGGCGCCTGGAAGCGCAGCTCGTTCACCGGAGCAGAACTCTTCGAGAAGACCGTCGGCATCGTCGGGCTCGGACGTATCGGCGCGCTCGTCGCGGCGCGTCTGAACGCATTCGACATGCGTGTGATCGCCTACGACCCCTACGTCACCAGCGCTCGCGCCCAGCAGCTCGGCGTGCAGTTGGTCACACTCGACGAACTGGTCGCCGAGGCGGACTTCCTCACCATCCACATGCCGAAGACCCCCGAGACCACCGGCATGATCGGCGCCGAGCAGTTCGCGGCCATGAAGCCGACGGCGTTCGTGGTCAACGTCGCCCGCGGAGGGCTGATCGACGAAGGCGACCTGCACGAGGCGCTCGTCGCCGGCGAGATCGCCGGTGCGGGCCTCGACGTCTTCACGTCCGAGCCTCCGGCAGAGGGCGGCACGGCGCGGGCGCTGCTCGACCTGCCCAACGTCGTCGTCACCCCGCACCTCGGTGCCAGCACCGAAGAAGCGCAGGAGAAGGCCGGCGTCTCGGTCGCCCGCTCGGTGCGCCTGGCGCTCGGCGGCGATCTGGTGCCGGATGCCGTGAACGTCGCCGGGGGCGTCATCGACCCGTACGTGCGCCCCGGCATCGCCCTGGTCGAGAAGCTCGGGCAGATCTTCTCCGCCCTCGCGCAGGCGCCGCTGACCAGCCTCGATGTCGAGGTGCACGGTGAGCTGAACAACTACGACGTCAGCGTGCTGCGCCTGGCGGCTCTGAAGGGCGTCTTCACGAACATCGTGAGCGAGACCGTGTCGTACGTGAATGCGCCGCTGCTGGCCGAGCAGCGCGGCGTGGCCGTGCGGCTGCTGCAGGACGAGATCAGCGAGGAGTACCGCAACGTCATCACTCTGCGCGGTGCACTGTCGGACGGCTCGCAGCTGGCGGTCTCCGGCACGCTCACCGGACCCAAGCAGATCGAGAAGCTGGTGTCGATCAACGACCACGCCATCGAGCTGCCCATCGAGAAGCACCACGTCGTGATGCTCTACACCGACCGTCCTGGAATCGTGGCCGTCTACGGCCAGAAGTTCGGCGAGGCCGGCATCAACATCGCCGGGATGCAGATCGCCCGCCAGGCAGCCGGTGCTCAGGCGCTCAGCGTGCTCACCCTCGACTCGCCCGTCGACGATGAGCTGCTCGAGGACGTCAGCGCCGCGATCGACGCCGACCTGTTCCGCCAGATCGAGATCACCGAAGTCTGA
- a CDS encoding DNA polymerase III subunit gamma/tau, translating into MSSEPEDDALSWDGDDALEARRPTPRAQKAKPVAPRVETPSDPAFDAPIAPLPSAGAPASDTAAARVENAASAGDAASDADDEPQGIGTVALLGLGILGGIYLLYTVGWALGGAGMLSKAAFMMPAPMYQASMWIAVAAPALWFAAALVLTRESKPWVRFAALIVGALLLVPWPFVVAGGGGVL; encoded by the coding sequence ATGAGTTCCGAACCCGAGGATGACGCCCTCAGCTGGGATGGCGACGACGCGCTCGAGGCCCGCCGCCCGACGCCTCGAGCCCAGAAGGCGAAGCCGGTGGCGCCCCGCGTCGAGACGCCGTCTGACCCCGCGTTCGATGCGCCGATCGCGCCCTTGCCGTCGGCTGGTGCGCCAGCATCCGACACCGCCGCGGCGCGCGTCGAGAACGCTGCGAGCGCCGGCGACGCGGCATCGGATGCCGACGACGAGCCGCAGGGGATCGGCACCGTGGCCCTGCTCGGCCTCGGCATCCTCGGCGGCATCTATCTGCTCTACACGGTCGGCTGGGCACTTGGCGGTGCCGGGATGCTGTCGAAGGCGGCATTCATGATGCCGGCGCCGATGTACCAGGCGAGCATGTGGATCGCGGTGGCAGCGCCCGCGCTGTGGTTCGCGGCGGCCCTCGTGCTCACGCGCGAGTCGAAACCCTGGGTGCGCTTCGCGGCTCTCATCGTCGGCGCCCTGCTGCTGGTGCCCTGGCCGTTCGTCGTCGCCGGCGGAGGGGGAGTCCTGTGA
- a CDS encoding copper homeostasis protein CutC, producing the protein MTSPVQLEDAVQLEIAVQDAAGARIAFASGADRVELCQALAETGGLTPSAGTVDAVLEASGGAERVAVLVRPRPGGFVYDPAEVALVAADVREIVRRGAGGVVVGALDAEGRIDSEAIRRWIDAAQGAEVTYHRAIDTLSDPVAVIDELAELGIRRVLTSGGATRSIDGLQNIAALVGRSAGRVQIMPGGGVRVGDIGDFVAAGVDAVHLSARRPSGDQAPSGPGGGAAGFDTTDPEIVAAARAALTGAIARR; encoded by the coding sequence ATGACATCACCCGTGCAGCTCGAGGACGCGGTGCAGCTTGAGATCGCGGTGCAGGATGCCGCTGGCGCGCGCATCGCGTTCGCGAGCGGCGCCGATCGCGTGGAGCTGTGCCAGGCTCTCGCCGAGACCGGCGGCCTCACGCCGTCGGCCGGCACTGTCGACGCGGTGCTCGAAGCGTCCGGCGGCGCGGAACGCGTCGCTGTGCTCGTGCGGCCGCGTCCAGGGGGCTTCGTGTACGACCCGGCTGAGGTCGCGCTGGTCGCCGCCGATGTGCGCGAGATCGTGCGTCGTGGCGCGGGCGGAGTGGTCGTCGGCGCGCTGGATGCCGAGGGTCGTATCGATTCCGAGGCCATCCGGCGCTGGATCGACGCCGCGCAGGGCGCCGAAGTCACCTACCACCGGGCCATCGACACGCTCAGCGACCCGGTGGCGGTGATCGACGAACTGGCAGAGCTCGGCATCCGCCGGGTGCTCACCAGCGGCGGCGCGACGCGCAGCATCGACGGGCTGCAGAACATCGCAGCGCTCGTGGGTCGGTCAGCCGGACGCGTGCAGATCATGCCGGGTGGGGGAGTGCGGGTCGGCGACATCGGCGACTTCGTCGCGGCGGGAGTGGATGCTGTGCACCTTTCTGCCCGTCGCCCGTCCGGCGATCAGGCGCCCAGTGGCCCAGGAGGCGGCGCAGCCGGCTTCGACACGACCGATCCCGAGATCGTCGCCGCGGCGCGTGCGGCCCTCACGGGGGCGATCGCCCGCCGGTGA
- a CDS encoding alpha-L-fucosidase has protein sequence MLNFETRTGPDFGAAAPTYPAQGVPEWYRDAKLGFFVHWGLYSVPAWAVQHGEGVNIPAEDAYAWHQYAEWYGNTVRIAGSPTWERHQQVYGPGTSYEDLADLWDASAFDADAFVGELVGAGAKYVIPTTKHHEGFCLWNTATTGFNSVARGPKRDLIGEFHDATRRAGAKFGVYYSGALDWHVSDFPPIESDTDLFRFRRHDEHFSRYSAAQLDELVERFSPDVLWNDIEWPDGGKGGDEYAVAALLNRYFDAVPEGVVNDRWGVPYHGFLTREYRHIPDILDQPWESTRGLGYSFGFNQAEDDRHSLSGDALIRMLVDVVSKNGNLLINVGPAADGSIPALQLAAMRAMGAWLGENGDAVYGTRPWIRFGEPLAPVRYTASSAGVHVHAIDPSIGEVPLPTELAGRDARWADGSVAETTPLSNGVTSLIIPEKLRGSAVAVATVA, from the coding sequence ATGCTCAACTTCGAGACCCGCACCGGCCCCGACTTCGGCGCGGCCGCACCGACCTACCCCGCGCAGGGAGTGCCGGAGTGGTACCGCGACGCGAAGCTCGGCTTCTTCGTGCACTGGGGCCTGTACTCGGTTCCGGCCTGGGCCGTGCAGCACGGCGAGGGAGTGAACATCCCGGCCGAGGACGCCTACGCCTGGCATCAGTACGCCGAGTGGTACGGCAACACCGTGCGCATCGCCGGAAGCCCGACGTGGGAGCGCCACCAACAGGTGTACGGTCCCGGCACCTCGTACGAGGATCTCGCCGACCTGTGGGACGCGTCAGCGTTCGACGCGGATGCATTCGTCGGCGAACTCGTCGGAGCGGGCGCCAAGTACGTGATCCCCACGACGAAGCACCACGAGGGATTCTGTCTCTGGAACACCGCGACCACCGGCTTCAACTCGGTCGCGCGCGGCCCGAAGCGCGACCTGATCGGCGAGTTCCACGACGCGACCCGCCGCGCCGGCGCGAAGTTCGGCGTCTACTACTCCGGGGCCCTCGACTGGCACGTCAGCGACTTCCCGCCGATCGAATCGGACACGGATCTGTTCCGCTTCCGCCGGCACGACGAGCACTTCTCGCGCTACTCGGCCGCGCAGCTGGACGAGCTCGTCGAGCGCTTCTCGCCCGATGTGCTGTGGAACGACATCGAGTGGCCGGACGGGGGCAAGGGCGGCGACGAGTACGCCGTCGCCGCGCTGCTGAACCGCTACTTCGACGCTGTTCCCGAAGGCGTCGTCAACGACCGCTGGGGCGTGCCGTACCACGGGTTCCTCACGCGCGAGTATCGTCACATCCCCGACATCCTCGACCAGCCGTGGGAATCCACGCGCGGTCTCGGCTACTCCTTCGGCTTCAACCAGGCAGAGGACGACCGCCACTCGCTCTCGGGTGACGCGCTGATCCGCATGCTGGTGGACGTCGTCTCGAAGAACGGCAACCTCCTGATCAATGTGGGACCTGCCGCCGACGGCTCCATCCCCGCGCTGCAGCTCGCCGCCATGCGCGCCATGGGTGCTTGGCTGGGCGAGAACGGCGACGCGGTGTACGGCACCCGGCCGTGGATCCGCTTCGGCGAACCGCTGGCCCCCGTGCGGTACACGGCCTCATCGGCCGGCGTGCACGTGCACGCGATCGACCCGTCGATCGGCGAGGTGCCGCTTCCGACCGAACTCGCCGGCCGTGACGCCCGATGGGCGGACGGTTCCGTCGCTGAGACCACGCCGCTCTCGAACGGCGTCACCTCGCTGATCATCCCTGAGAAGCTGCGCGGCTCGGCTGTGGCCGTCGCGACAGTCGCATGA
- a CDS encoding M81 family metallopeptidase has protein sequence MTDRLDASQIWMGPLPALHEGGIAAPRIGIAGISIESSTFSPHVSGDEAFTIRTGADLIGYYPFLDEGRELRESAQWEPIYHGRSLPGGAVAPATYRRMKDAIVDGIRDSIRAHGPFDGFFFDIHGAMSVIGMKDAEGDLAIAVRAALGPDTLISASMDLHGNVSEVLRDEVDMLTCYRMAPHEDWLNTKERAVWNLLARLRGEHGTDPLRRRPHRAWVPVPVLLPGEKTSTRLEPAAGIYAELPGIEAMDGVIDASIWIGYAWADEPRCQAYVMVMGDDEQIIAREAERVARLFWDAREDFVFVAPTASLDGALAKALAPDAARPYLISDSGDNPTAGGAGDVTWTLTELLTRPELTDGSRTTLVASIFDADAVSAAREAGVGAQISLSAGAGVDAGPSGPVQITGEVFSITDGDKDAGTQAVIAVGGLHAIITSRRKPFHHLDDFRMLGLDPEAADIVVVKIGYLEPELYDLAADWTLALTPGGVDQDLLRLGHHDLAPGVYPFDTTGNPALTAHVSRRQEI, from the coding sequence ATGACCGACCGTCTCGACGCCAGCCAGATCTGGATGGGCCCGCTGCCCGCACTCCATGAGGGCGGTATCGCCGCCCCTCGGATCGGCATCGCCGGCATCTCGATCGAATCCAGCACGTTCTCCCCGCACGTCTCGGGCGACGAGGCGTTCACGATCCGCACCGGCGCCGACCTGATCGGCTACTACCCGTTCCTCGACGAAGGACGCGAGCTGCGCGAATCCGCGCAGTGGGAGCCGATCTATCACGGCCGCTCACTGCCGGGCGGCGCCGTGGCGCCCGCGACGTACCGCCGCATGAAGGACGCCATCGTCGATGGCATCCGCGACAGCATCCGCGCGCACGGTCCGTTCGACGGCTTCTTCTTCGACATCCACGGCGCGATGAGCGTGATCGGCATGAAGGACGCCGAAGGCGACCTGGCGATCGCCGTGCGGGCGGCGCTCGGTCCTGACACGCTGATCTCAGCATCGATGGATCTGCACGGCAACGTCTCTGAGGTGCTGCGCGACGAGGTCGACATGCTCACCTGCTATCGCATGGCGCCGCACGAGGATTGGCTGAACACCAAGGAGCGCGCGGTCTGGAACCTGCTCGCGCGCCTGCGCGGCGAGCACGGCACCGACCCGCTTCGCCGCCGTCCGCATCGCGCCTGGGTGCCGGTGCCGGTGCTGCTGCCCGGCGAGAAGACCAGCACCCGACTCGAGCCCGCCGCCGGAATCTACGCCGAGCTGCCTGGCATCGAGGCGATGGACGGCGTTATCGACGCGTCGATCTGGATCGGCTACGCCTGGGCGGATGAGCCGCGCTGCCAGGCCTACGTCATGGTGATGGGCGATGACGAGCAGATCATCGCGCGGGAGGCCGAGCGGGTCGCCCGGCTGTTCTGGGACGCGCGAGAGGACTTCGTCTTCGTCGCGCCGACGGCGTCGCTGGACGGTGCTCTCGCCAAGGCGCTCGCGCCGGACGCCGCCCGCCCGTACCTGATCTCCGACTCGGGCGACAACCCGACGGCCGGGGGAGCGGGCGATGTCACCTGGACGCTCACCGAACTGCTCACGCGGCCCGAACTCACCGACGGCTCGCGCACGACGCTGGTCGCGTCGATCTTCGATGCGGATGCTGTCAGCGCCGCTCGCGAGGCGGGCGTCGGAGCGCAGATCTCGCTCAGCGCCGGTGCCGGCGTCGACGCGGGGCCCTCCGGCCCTGTGCAGATCACCGGCGAGGTCTTCTCGATCACCGATGGCGACAAGGATGCCGGCACACAGGCCGTCATCGCCGTCGGCGGGCTGCACGCGATCATCACCTCGCGACGCAAGCCGTTCCACCACCTGGACGACTTCCGCATGCTGGGGCTTGACCCCGAGGCGGCCGACATCGTCGTGGTGAAGATCGGCTACCTCGAGCCTGAGCTGTACGACCTCGCGGCGGACTGGACGCTCGCCCTGACCCCTGGTGGCGTCGACCAGGATCTGCTGCGCCTCGGCCATCACGATCTCGCGCCGGGCGTCTACCCGTTCGATACCACCGGAAACCCCGCACTCACGGCCCACGTGAGCCGCCGACAGGAGATCTGA
- a CDS encoding ROK family protein, which yields MPADVDPVFVGIDIGGTKIAVLVCDDQRRIHQRGEVPAPAAEGGAAMADAAASLVRTLVGGRSIRAAGVGAAGVIDHDTGTIRAASSTFTDWVGFPLAEELSQRLECPVVVENDVNAFLLGESDVGETDVLGVMLGTGVGGALLIDGGLRRGPHGAAGEIGHTPGYSDLLCTCGQVGHLETLASGTSIALRYAERTGQAADGARDVAARADAGDTDARAVFRDAGHALGLACASAATLLDISHAIVGGGVAHVWHLLQPGIDDALGTDAPITGIPLHIRPATRGADAVALGAIESARSLALASVF from the coding sequence ATGCCTGCCGATGTCGATCCCGTCTTCGTCGGGATCGATATCGGGGGCACGAAGATCGCAGTTCTCGTCTGCGACGACCAGCGGCGCATCCACCAGCGGGGTGAGGTTCCAGCACCCGCCGCCGAGGGGGGCGCGGCCATGGCGGACGCTGCGGCGTCGCTCGTGCGCACGCTCGTGGGCGGCCGGTCGATCCGCGCCGCCGGAGTCGGGGCAGCCGGAGTCATCGATCACGACACCGGCACGATCCGGGCCGCGTCGTCGACCTTCACCGACTGGGTCGGCTTCCCCCTGGCAGAGGAGCTCTCCCAGCGGCTGGAATGCCCCGTCGTCGTGGAGAACGACGTGAATGCGTTCCTGCTCGGCGAGTCGGACGTCGGCGAGACCGACGTCCTCGGCGTGATGCTCGGCACGGGTGTCGGCGGTGCGCTGCTCATCGACGGCGGGCTCCGGCGGGGTCCGCACGGTGCGGCCGGCGAGATCGGTCATACCCCCGGCTACAGCGACCTCTTGTGCACCTGCGGTCAGGTCGGACACCTCGAGACACTCGCCTCCGGCACCTCCATCGCCCTGCGGTACGCCGAGCGCACCGGGCAGGCGGCGGACGGGGCGCGTGATGTGGCTGCGCGTGCGGATGCGGGTGACACTGACGCGCGTGCCGTGTTCCGCGACGCAGGACACGCGCTCGGACTGGCCTGCGCAAGCGCGGCCACCCTGCTCGACATCTCCCACGCCATCGTCGGCGGCGGCGTCGCGCATGTCTGGCACCTGCTGCAGCCGGGCATCGACGACGCCCTCGGCACGGATGCGCCGATCACCGGCATCCCCCTGCACATCCGACCGGCGACGCGCGGCGCGGACGCGGTGGCACTAGGTGCCATCGAATCCGCACGCAGCCTCGCACTCGCATCCGTCTTCTGA